The nucleotide window CAACAAGAGTCTTATAAGAAAATTTCAGGGTAGTTGCAAAGACTtcataaaagaggaaataaaactgaCTGACTGAGATAAAATGATAATCTCAGTAAGAGTCTTCACCCCAGAACAAATTTCCTCCTTGGGAGTGACACTTCCCCTTGGGGATAAGGCCGCCCCCGCCTCCCCTCCCAGCCGCCttctcccacctccatccccccgcctcccctcccagccgccttctcccacctccatccccccgcctcccctcccagccgccttctcccacctccatccccacctCCACAGCATCCCAGCTGTTGTCCTTCTCCTTAGCATGAACCTTCCTGATCTCTTGCTCCCCCCAGACAGCTACGCTCAGTGCAGGGGCTGCGGAGACGAGCACATGTAAGTGTTCTAGGAGAGGCCCTGCCCTTCACACCTGCAGCTTGTCCCACCTGTGCAAGCAGCCAGGGTCATGTTTGTACCTTGCACACTCCTGTGTCCACCACTGAATACACTGTTTCTGTTTCAGGGAAAATCCAGGCAGAATTGGGTAAGTGTGTGTCACGTCCTGAGCCTCCCACACATGGTTCTCCCGGGTCCCTCCCTGATCCACAGCGTGAGCCTCTGGAGACCCTGGCTCCAGGCTGGACAGGAAGTATCGGCAGGGGGAGGAGAGCAGCTGCCTCGCTCTCTCCATCCACGGCTAATGAGTTGCCCCTCAGATATCTGGAGGGCTTAGAATAGGCCTCAGGGCCTGGAAGTCCCTGTCTGTGCCTGTTGCCCGTTGGTCCGctctgtgtgtggtggggggaggtgTTGATCACGAGCTCTGAGGGTGCGTGGACCACAGGGAGGAACCTGAGAAAAATTGGTGGGTGATCCTCAACCTCCCTGGCCTGATGCTTTGAGACTTTACCCAGTCCTGTATCAACCACTAAATCATCTGCTTTTTGTTTCGTGGAAACTGCAGGATAAACTGGGTGAGAATGTTATCACATGCAGGGCTTTCCTCCCACGCTCTCCTTGGGCCCCGCTCTGTGATGTCAGCCtcttatgtgtttttctttttttctttttgtttcagacTTGGGGAAGATACACAAACAGGCAGGTGAGAGACTCTGCTCCCTCAACTCATCTCTTTCTTCCAAGTTCCTCATTTATGGATTTTTATATCCTGAGGCCCAGGGGTCCCTGCAGAACCAAGTTTGTGATGGGGACCCTGAATTGTCTAGATTCTGGGGGAGGTGCATTTTGTAGAGAAGCCCCATAGCCGCCTTCAGATCTCTTGAGAGGGCCCATGACACTCAAAAAGGTCCTCATCCTTggtctctcccttctccctgtgtcctgtTCCCCACGGGAGCGCTGAACTGCCTGCTCTGTCTGCTTGCTTTCAGAATTGAGAGATGCCCGGAAACACGCAGGTACCGACCCCTGAGAGGGTGACAGTGGGCATGGAGTAGGAAGATGACTAGTGACAAATATGGAGCCCACCCAGCTTGCAGACGGCAAATCTGTGATGCCCCAATCCACCCCAGGGTGCCGCTGCCTCTAAATGCACTTCTTGGCCCAGGACTTGGAAGGAAAAGCATAGGGACTGGGTCAGCTCAGAGGGGTCACAGGCAAGACGCCAGGGAACTGAGGGCACCAGTAGCTGGCTTCTAGGAGTCTGTGCTAAGGGGAAAGAAGTGAAGTCAGCAGGAATGGGTGGGTGGAAGGAAGGTGAATCCTGGAGTCACTCAAGGTCTCACAAAGTCAAATATGGGCTTACCTGGAAGGCCAGTGGTCGGGCTGGGTGATACAGAGGAGTTGAACTTCTGGTGGTTGAGCATCTCCAAGCATCAGTGAGGCACAGGGGCTGCCCTGGAGAAGAGACACGGCTGAGGGGATAGTGGGACTGGCCGGATCCTACCCGGAGCCAGTCTGCAGTGGGAGGGTCGACCTCTTATTCTAGCCCAGATTTCCTCTTCAGTAACTCACGCTTCCTCTCTCCCCCACCGCACCCCAGTGGAGGTGACTCTGGACCCGGAGACGGCTCACCCACAGCTCTGCGTTTCTGATCTGAAAACTGTAACCCATAGAAAAGCTCCCCAGAAGGTGCCTTACTCTACGAAGAGATTCACAAGGAAGAGTGTGGTGGCTTCTCAGGGTTTCCAGGCAGGGAAACATTACTGGGAGGTGGACGTGGGACAAAATGTAGGGTGGTGTGTGGGAGTGTGCCAGGATGACACAGACAGGAGGAAGGACTCTGTGACTTTGTCTCCCAACAATGGGTACTGGGTCTTCGGACTGACGACAGAATATTTGTATTTCACATTCAATCCCCATTTCATCAACCTCTCCCCTGAGACCCCTCCTACACGAGTAGGGGTCTTCCTGGACTATGAGGGTGGGAACATCTCCTTCTTCAACACAAATGACCAGTCCTACATTTGCATCCTGACATGTCAGTTTGAAGGCCTCTTGAGACCCTATATCCAGCATGTGATCtatgaagagaaaaataggaCTCCCATATTCATATGTCCAGTGTCCTGGGATCAGAGAGAGAAGACCCTGCTTACAGGGCCCCACACCGCAGACCCAGACACAGCCAAGGGAGAGTGCTCCCCACAGGCGGCCCCAGCTTCCTCTCCGAAGCCTGCGCACAGGAAGTCACGCCTCCCACTGTCCTTTAGGGTGCTGAGGTTCTTCTCTCCTAAGcccggcagcagcagcagcttccaGATGAGGGAGGATTGGCCTGTCCCTGTGGGAGTCAGAAGCCATGGCTGCCCTGAAGTGGGGATGGAATAGACTCACATAAGATTTACTTTGTGAAAACTCCATCCAGCTAAGTGATCTTGAACAAGTCACAACCTCCCAGGCTCCTCACTTGTTAGTCAGGAATAGTGATTCCCACCTCACAGGTAAAGATTAAAGGGACGATGAATGTGAATCCTGCTTGCAGGTTTGATGGCACAGTGTTTGCTAATGATGtgtttttatattatacattttccCACCATAAACTGTTTGCTTATTCCAcattaatttacttttctctatACCAAATCGCCCACGGGATAgttattgaacacctgctatgtgAGGCTCAAAGAATAAAGAGGAGGGAGGATTTTTCACTGATTCTATAAGCCCAGCAttacctgataccaaaaccaggcaaagaaaacagaagaagaggaaggaaaactaTAGGTCCATATCCCTCAttaacatagacacaaaaattctaaataaaattttagcaaatgaaactaaacaatttatttaaagatGACATATAACTACTCAGTGTGGTTTGTCCCACAAATGCAGGGttggtttaatatttaaatatcagcCAGTGTAATTCAGCacattaataaagtaaaaaagaaaaccatatgatcatttcaatagatacagagcaaaagttttataAAGCCACCATCATTACTGATAAAACCTGTcaacaaagaagatacacagatgaaaaataagcacatgaagagatagtcaatgtcattaaatattaaggaaatgcaaactaaaaccacaacaACATACCATTACCATCTATTAGAGTGGCTAAAATTACAAAGACTGACCATAGCAAgcgctggtgaggatgtgaaagGAGGGAAACTCTCATGCACTGCTCATGGGAATGTCAAATAAcgtagtcactttggaaaacagttcagTAGTTTCCTTAAAAGTTAAACAGTCACTAACCACATGATCCAGCATGgccttctaattatttttccaagagaaaaggaaatatgtgaatgttcatagcagctttatttgtaacagccaaaatttgaaaacaacaCAAAGCTCACCAGTTGATGAACAAATTATGACATATCCATGCAAATAAAGTGccactcagaaacaaaaaagaataagctATTTTATACACACAAAATCATGAAATCTCACAGCAATTATTCCAAGTAGTGCTTGCTTTGGCAGCACGtttactaaaattggaatgatacagagattaGTGTGGCCCCTGCACAAGGAGGACGTGCACATCCATGAAGTGTTCCatagttaaatttaattttatgataAAGAAAAACACTGGAAGGATCTGGCAAGATgtctgaataggaacagctccggcttgcagctcccagcgagaccaatgcagaaggcaggttatatctacatttccaactgaggtaccctgtTCATGTCATGAGGACTGGTTAGACGGTGAGTGCGGCCCATGGAGTGCAAGCAGAAGCaaggtggggcattgcctcacccaggaagtgcaaggagtGGGGGACCTCCCTCCGGGCCTCCCTCCgccagccaagggaagctgtgagggactgtgctgtctGGCCCAgacactatgcttttcccacaatttttgcaatccacagaACAGGAGAGTCCCTcatgtgcctacaccaccagggccctgggtttcaagcacaaaactgggtggctgtttgggcagacactgagctagctgcaggctttttttttttttttgtaccccagtggcgcctggaaccacagtgagacagaactgttcacccCCTGGAAgaggggctgaagccagggagccaagtgggcACACACAACAGGTCCCACTCCCACAGatcccagcaagctaagaaccactggcttgaaattctcgctgccagcacagcagtctggagCTGACCTGGGATGATGgagcttggtgtggggaggggcatctgtcattactgaggcttgagtaggcggtgttcccctgacagtgctaaggaggcCTGGAAGTTCGGACTGGGCGGAACTCAACACAGTACGGCAAAGAGGCTGTGACCAGACTGTGTCTCtcgattcctcctcactgggcagggcatctctgaaagaaaggtagcggtcccagtcaggggcttagagacaaaactcccatctcccttggacagagcacctgggggaaggggtggctgtgggcgcaGTTTCAGTGGAcgtaaacgttcctgcctgctggctctgcaGACAGCAGC belongs to Theropithecus gelada isolate Dixy chromosome 6, Tgel_1.0, whole genome shotgun sequence and includes:
- the BTNL3 gene encoding butyrophilin-like protein 3, producing MAFVLILVLSFYKLVSGQWQVTGPGKFLQASVGEDAVFSCSLFPATSAEAMEVRFFRNQLHAVVHLYRDGEDWEFMQMPQYRGRTKLVKDSIREGHVSLRLKNITPLDMGLYGCWFSSQIYDEEATWELQVSALGSLPLISIVGYVDGGIQLLCLSSGWFPQPTVKWKGPQGQHLSSDSRVNADGHSLYDVETSIIVQENAGSISCSTHLAEQSHEVESKVLIGETFFQNSPWRLASILLGLLCGGLCVVVVGMTVVFFKSKGKIQAELDLGKIHKQAELRDARKHAVEVTLDPETAHPQLCVSDLKTVTHRKAPQKVPYSTKRFTRKSVVASQGFQAGKHYWEVDVGQNVGWCVGVCQDDTDRRKDSVTLSPNNGYWVFGLTTEYLYFTFNPHFINLSPETPPTRVGVFLDYEGGNISFFNTNDQSYICILTCQFEGLLRPYIQHVIYEEKNRTPIFICPVSWDQREKTLLTGPHTADPDTAKGECSPQAAPASSPKPAHRKSRLPLSFRVLRFFSPKPGSSSSFQMREDWPVPVGVRSHGCPEVGME